In one Kitasatospora cineracea genomic region, the following are encoded:
- a CDS encoding glycosyltransferase family 2 protein encodes MSAPAPEGTLLSVVVPMYNEEDALPAFAARMRPVLDGLGARYEVLAVDDGSADKTAALLRDLSADWPELRMVRLRRNSGHQSALTAGLDHAVGAYVASIDADLQDPPEKIPEMLELARGEGLDIVYGVREDRSTDTGFKRWTAGGYYWLIRRLVGRQVPANAGDFRLLSREAVEALKDLPDQQRVYRLLVPWLGFPSGEVRYVREERVAGSTKYPLTKMVRLALDSITGFSAAPLRLATWLGTVAFFTCLLLLAFCLTVYLFGATVPGWTSLFVGLLFIGGVQLICVGLLGEYVARIYTAVQRRPAYFVAEDTAGPAAPAARAAAGRDPAGRPGA; translated from the coding sequence ATGAGTGCACCTGCACCGGAGGGCACCCTGCTGTCGGTGGTCGTCCCCATGTACAACGAGGAGGACGCCCTCCCCGCCTTCGCCGCCCGGATGCGCCCGGTGCTGGACGGCCTCGGCGCCCGCTACGAGGTGCTCGCCGTCGACGACGGCAGCGCCGACAAGACCGCCGCCCTGCTGCGCGACCTGTCCGCCGACTGGCCCGAGCTGCGGATGGTCCGGCTGCGCCGCAACAGCGGCCACCAGTCCGCGCTGACCGCCGGGCTGGACCACGCCGTCGGCGCCTACGTGGCCAGCATCGACGCCGACCTGCAGGACCCGCCGGAGAAGATCCCCGAGATGCTGGAACTGGCCCGCGGCGAGGGCCTGGACATCGTCTACGGGGTGCGCGAGGACCGCTCCACCGACACCGGCTTCAAGCGCTGGACGGCCGGCGGCTACTACTGGCTGATCCGCCGCCTGGTCGGCCGCCAGGTGCCGGCCAACGCGGGCGACTTCCGGCTGCTCAGCCGGGAGGCCGTCGAGGCGCTCAAGGACCTCCCCGACCAGCAGCGGGTCTACCGGCTGCTGGTGCCCTGGCTGGGCTTCCCCAGCGGCGAGGTGCGCTACGTGCGCGAGGAGCGGGTCGCCGGGAGCACCAAGTACCCGCTGACCAAGATGGTCCGGCTGGCCCTGGACAGCATCACCGGCTTCTCCGCCGCCCCGCTGCGGCTGGCCACCTGGCTCGGCACCGTCGCCTTCTTCACCTGCCTGCTGCTGCTGGCCTTCTGCCTGACCGTCTACCTGTTCGGCGCCACCGTGCCTGGCTGGACCTCGCTCTTCGTCGGCCTGCTGTTCATCGGCGGGGTGCAGCTGATCTGCGTCGGCCTGCTCGGCGAGTACGTGGCCCGGATCTACACCGCGGTGCAGCGCCGGCCCGCCTACTTCGTCGCCGAGGACACCGCGGGCCCGGCCGCCCCCGCCGCCCGGGCCGCCGCCGGCCGCGACCCCGCCGGGCGCCCCGGGGCCTGA
- a CDS encoding TetR/AcrR family transcriptional regulator: protein MADHPARAAYTVESLLAVTVRVFNERGYDGTSMEDLSRAAGISKSSIYHHVRGKEELLRLAVGRALDALFTILEEPDATAGRPVDRLEHVVRRTAEVLLAELPYVTLLLRVRGNTATEQWALERRRDFDHRVAELVQDAVTAGQLRADVEPRLATRLLFGTVNSLVEWYRPGQRGAEHLPDAVARFAFEGLRAR, encoded by the coding sequence ATGGCCGATCACCCCGCGCGCGCCGCCTACACCGTCGAATCGCTGCTCGCCGTCACCGTGCGGGTCTTCAACGAACGCGGCTACGACGGCACTTCGATGGAGGACCTGTCCAGGGCCGCCGGGATCTCCAAGTCCTCGATCTACCACCACGTGCGCGGCAAGGAGGAACTGCTGCGCCTCGCCGTCGGCCGGGCCCTGGACGCGCTGTTCACGATCCTCGAGGAGCCGGACGCCACCGCGGGCCGCCCGGTGGACCGGCTGGAGCACGTGGTGCGCCGCACCGCCGAGGTGCTGCTGGCCGAACTGCCGTACGTGACGCTGCTGCTGCGGGTGCGCGGCAACACCGCCACCGAGCAGTGGGCGCTGGAGCGGCGGCGCGACTTCGACCACCGGGTCGCCGAACTGGTCCAGGACGCCGTCACCGCCGGGCAGTTGCGCGCCGACGTCGAACCCCGGCTGGCCACCCGGCTGCTGTTCGGCACGGTCAACTCGCTGGTCGAGTGGTACCGGCCCGGCCAGCGCGGCGCCGAGCACCTGCCCGACGCGGTCGCCCGGTTCGCCTTCGAGGGGCTGCGCGCCCGGTGA
- a CDS encoding Lrp/AsnC family transcriptional regulator: MSAEQVSRLDRVDRSILRLLRQDGRASIRSVAERVHVSRANAYARISRMVEDGVIRGFTARVDHEKAGQAASAYVTLRIVQNSWRTVREQLLRLPGVAHIALVGGDYDVLMLVHTDDNRALRELVLGSIQSIPEVLGTRTMLVFEETDQIPAEGL; this comes from the coding sequence ATGTCGGCTGAACAGGTGTCCAGACTCGACCGCGTCGACCGGTCGATCCTGCGGCTGCTGCGGCAGGACGGCCGCGCCTCGATCCGCTCGGTGGCCGAGCGGGTGCACGTGTCCCGGGCGAACGCGTACGCCCGGATCTCCAGGATGGTCGAGGACGGGGTGATCCGCGGCTTCACCGCCCGGGTCGACCACGAGAAGGCCGGCCAGGCCGCGTCCGCGTACGTCACGCTGCGGATCGTGCAGAACTCCTGGCGCACCGTGCGCGAGCAGCTGCTGCGGCTGCCCGGGGTGGCGCACATCGCGCTGGTCGGCGGCGACTACGACGTGCTGATGCTGGTCCACACCGACGACAACCGGGCGCTGCGCGAGCTGGTGCTGGGCAGCATCCAGTCCATCCCGGAGGTGCTGGGCACCCGCACCATGCTGGTGTTCGAGGAGACCGACCAGATCCCGGCCGAGGGGCTGTAG
- the pdhA gene encoding pyruvate dehydrogenase (acetyl-transferring) E1 component subunit alpha, which yields MTVLDHRNQPAEADTVPGWRPGATAPRTDPAPLLPDAEPHRVLGTPAADAADPELLRELYRRLVAGRRYNQQATTLTKQGRLAVYPASTGQEGCQVAAALALRPQDWLFPSYRDTLAVVARGVDPLQALTLLRGDAHTGYDPRATRTAPLCTPLATQVPHAVGLAHAARLAGDDTVALALLGDGGTSEGDFHEGLNFAAVLHAPVVFLVQNNGYAISVPLTRQSAAPTLAHKAVGYGMPGRLVDGNDALAVHQVLTEAVERARSGGGPTLVEALTYRIEAHTNADDATRYRQAEEVEAWQQHDPVRLLEDALRGRGLLDEQLVAGAAEQAEQLAARMRAEFHADPEPDPMSLFAHVYAEPTQQLREQADRLAAELAAEAEVQGR from the coding sequence ATGACCGTCCTGGACCACAGGAACCAGCCCGCCGAGGCCGACACCGTCCCCGGCTGGCGCCCCGGCGCCACCGCGCCCCGCACCGACCCCGCCCCGCTGCTGCCCGACGCCGAGCCGCACCGGGTCCTGGGCACCCCCGCCGCCGACGCGGCCGACCCCGAGCTGCTGCGCGAGCTGTACCGGCGGCTGGTCGCCGGACGCCGCTACAACCAGCAGGCCACCACCCTCACCAAGCAGGGCCGGCTCGCCGTCTACCCGGCGTCCACCGGCCAGGAGGGCTGCCAGGTGGCCGCCGCGCTCGCGCTGCGCCCCCAGGACTGGCTGTTCCCGTCCTACCGGGACACCCTCGCCGTGGTCGCCCGTGGCGTCGACCCGCTGCAGGCGCTCACCCTGCTGCGCGGCGACGCGCACACCGGCTACGACCCGCGCGCCACCCGCACCGCCCCGCTGTGCACCCCGCTGGCCACCCAGGTCCCGCACGCCGTCGGCCTGGCGCACGCCGCCCGGCTGGCCGGCGACGACACGGTCGCGCTGGCCCTGCTCGGCGACGGCGGCACCAGCGAGGGCGACTTCCACGAGGGCCTGAACTTCGCCGCCGTGCTGCACGCCCCCGTGGTGTTCCTGGTGCAGAACAACGGCTACGCGATCTCCGTCCCGCTGACCCGGCAGTCCGCCGCGCCGACCCTGGCCCACAAGGCGGTCGGCTACGGCATGCCCGGCCGACTGGTCGACGGCAACGACGCGCTCGCCGTGCACCAGGTGCTCACCGAGGCCGTCGAGCGGGCCCGCTCCGGCGGCGGCCCCACCCTGGTCGAGGCGCTCACCTACCGGATCGAGGCGCACACCAACGCCGACGACGCCACCCGCTACCGGCAGGCCGAGGAGGTCGAGGCCTGGCAGCAGCACGACCCGGTCCGGCTGCTGGAGGACGCCCTGCGCGGGCGCGGCCTGCTGGACGAGCAGCTGGTCGCCGGTGCCGCCGAACAGGCCGAGCAACTGGCCGCCCGGATGCGCGCCGAGTTCCACGCCGACCCCGAACCGGACCCGATGTCGCTGTTCGCGCACGTCTACGCCGAACCCACCCAGCAGCTGCGCGAGCAGGCCGACCGGCTCGCCGCCGAACTCGCCGCGGAGGCCGAGGTGCAGGGCCGATGA
- a CDS encoding alpha-ketoacid dehydrogenase subunit beta, with product MSTVVREQHGLRTGTMAQALNLALRDAMHADKTVHVLGEDVGALGGVFRITDGLTAEFGSDRCLDTPLAEAGILGTAVGMAMYGLRPVVEMQFDAFAYPAMEQLFSHVAKMRNRTAGKLPLPITVRIPYGGGIGGVEHHSDASEAYYAHTPGLHVVTPGTVADAYGLLREAIASDDPVVFLEPKRLYWGKAEWDPAAAVAPIGKAVLRRPGTSAVLVTYGPSLPVCLEAAEAAKAEGWDLAVLDLRSLVPFDEATACEVVRSLGRAVVVHEAAGFGGAGAEIAARLTEKCFHHLAAPVLRVTGFDIPYPPPMLEHHHLPGVDRILDAVARLQWEE from the coding sequence ATGAGCACCGTCGTCCGCGAACAGCACGGCCTGCGCACCGGCACCATGGCGCAGGCCCTGAACCTCGCGCTGCGGGACGCCATGCACGCCGACAAGACCGTGCACGTGCTCGGCGAGGACGTCGGCGCGCTCGGCGGCGTCTTCCGGATCACCGACGGCCTGACCGCCGAGTTCGGCTCGGACCGCTGCCTGGACACCCCGCTGGCCGAGGCCGGCATCCTCGGCACCGCCGTCGGCATGGCCATGTACGGGCTGCGCCCGGTGGTCGAGATGCAGTTCGACGCCTTCGCCTACCCGGCCATGGAGCAGCTGTTCTCGCACGTCGCCAAGATGCGCAACCGCACCGCCGGGAAGCTCCCGCTGCCGATCACCGTCCGGATCCCGTACGGCGGCGGCATCGGCGGCGTCGAGCACCACAGCGACGCCTCCGAGGCGTACTACGCGCACACCCCCGGCCTGCACGTGGTCACCCCCGGCACCGTCGCCGACGCGTACGGGCTGCTGCGGGAGGCGATCGCCTCGGACGACCCGGTGGTGTTCCTGGAGCCCAAGCGGCTCTACTGGGGCAAGGCCGAGTGGGACCCGGCGGCGGCCGTCGCGCCGATCGGGAAGGCCGTGCTGCGCCGCCCCGGGACCTCGGCGGTGCTGGTCACCTACGGGCCCTCGCTGCCGGTCTGCCTGGAGGCCGCCGAGGCCGCGAAGGCCGAGGGCTGGGACCTGGCGGTGCTCGACCTGCGCTCGCTGGTGCCGTTCGACGAGGCCACCGCCTGCGAGGTGGTCCGCTCGCTGGGCCGGGCCGTGGTGGTGCACGAGGCGGCCGGCTTCGGCGGGGCCGGGGCGGAGATCGCCGCCCGGCTGACCGAGAAGTGCTTCCACCACCTGGCCGCGCCGGTGCTGCGGGTCACCGGCTTCGACATCCCGTACCCGCCGCCGATGCTGGAGCACCACCACCTGCCCGGGGTGGACCGGATCCTGGACGCGGTCGCGCGGCTGCAGTGGGAGGAGTGA